The Mytilus edulis chromosome 12, xbMytEdul2.2, whole genome shotgun sequence genome contains a region encoding:
- the LOC139499537 gene encoding uncharacterized protein, with the protein MNQRYQTLVTYLENVSVDLERTQELLTGEYVPFPDIAIKKDDVWASLVHSENDAPCAALLVEMCSSVCKALKDKVADHLEDGQFSGNHETDREQFSSVLPHNKLPERVFGQLDWLLRHRPNASKIANEAHIMYNMNRTANWLQQKDDEKVEELISWSKKNLKSMKETEKLRIQELDSKLRQISIDKENRTKALAAKSKERKESLTQEIVKLGFWDKKGVVNAKLKKLKTQTAKRNALKTQINFRNYVLEQKADIKYFRVTKYQRQTVTINQLKTNLLTLISMTTNNCESRENRSEE; encoded by the exons ATGAACCAACGATATCAAACTTTGGTCACTTATCTTGAGAACGTATCTGTTGACCTTGAACGTACACAGGAACTATTGACAGGAGAGTATGTACCTTTCCCAGATATCGCCATTAAAAAAGATGATGTTTGGGCTTCTTTGGTGCATAGCGAAAATGATGCGCCCTGCGCAGCTCTTCTTGTTGAAATGTGCTCATCTGTTTGTAAGGCTTTGAAAGATAAGGTTGCTGACCATTTAGAAGATGGGCAATTTTCCGGAAACCACGAAACTGACCGTGAGCAATTTTCATCAGTTTTGCCCCACAATAAATTGCCAGAGAGGGTGTTTGGTCAGTTAGACTGGTTACTGAGACACCGACCTAACGCAAGTAAGATAGCAAATGAGGCACATATTATGTACAACATGAATCGGACAGCCAACTGGTTGCAACAAAAAGATGACGAAAAAGTCGAGGAACTAATTTCATGgtccaaaaaaaatttgaaaagtatGAAAGAAACTGAAAAACTAAGAATACAAGAACTCGATTCAAAATTGCGACAAATCAGCATCGATAAGGAAAACAGAACCAAAGCTTTGGCAGCAAAATCAAAGGAAAGAAAAGAGTCTTTGACACAGGAAATTGTGAAACTTGGCTTTTGGGATAAAAAGGGTGTTGTAAATGCTAAGTTAAAGAAATTAAAGACACAAACAGCTAAACGTAATGCGTTAAAAACTCAAATCAATTTCAGGAACTATGTTTTGGAACAAAAAGCAGACATAAAATATTTCCGAGTCACCAAATACCAAAGACAAACTGTAACAATTAATCAGTTGAAAACAAACTTATTGACTCTGATTTCCATGACAACGAACAACTGTGAAAGTAgag aaaaCAGAAGTGAGGAATAA